In the Thermococcus sp. MAR1 genome, one interval contains:
- a CDS encoding DHH family phosphoesterase yields the protein MVVKDCPECHGTGKVKVGEKECPVCEGWGYVPADFKIGDKLKGYRNLDYIGVEDEVDEIPCPECHGKGVVPVYDTCPTCGGTGRVLACDICGKVKEPWEPGMETTWVCPDCMRKYKVVYVLDKTCDVEDIEVGNIYKGIIDRVERFGVFVRLNPHVRGLIRRKDLLGGREYKPGEEILVQVLDVRPDKGEVDFIESALKHYKTVTVRKELPVTLIGELSKDMAGQTVRLRGKVTQIQVTGGPTVFTITDGTGITWAAAFEAPGVRAYPNINVGDVVEVIGKVAFHSGEIQIEVSDMARLWGPEAAEVKRRIEEELDRRAQPQDVGFLVESEVLEKLKPKIMKAAFMIRRAIYEGRPILLRHHADADGYTSGLALEYAIVPLIEEVSPDSGARWKLFKRRPSRAPFYELEDVLKDIIFMVEDHEKFGDPLPLLVIVDNGGTSEDIPAYRRIRAYGVPIVVIDHHDPREWVSEDRAKVDDYVDVHVNPHHIKRGYYELTAGMLATEVARFINPEVEDRIKHLPAIAGTGDRSKAPEFYRYLEIAKKAKGLNEEDLKKIAEVIDHEAFYWKFMDGHGVIDEILLLTGNLQRHRELINAIYPEVKEKQEKALKASLPHVKSVVLPNGIRFNTIDIELFAPKFSYPSPGKLSGLIHDHFKEKYGEDAPILTLAYGPDFAVVRAADGMAAYGFDLNEIIPKLQEALPSAGIEGGGHSYAGSIKFFEGMRKEVLEEFAKQVLKLKKAG from the coding sequence ATGGTGGTTAAGGACTGTCCCGAGTGCCACGGAACCGGGAAGGTTAAGGTTGGCGAGAAGGAGTGCCCCGTTTGTGAGGGCTGGGGCTACGTTCCTGCCGACTTCAAGATAGGAGACAAGCTCAAAGGGTACAGAAACCTCGATTACATAGGAGTCGAGGATGAGGTTGACGAGATACCCTGTCCGGAGTGCCACGGCAAGGGTGTAGTGCCGGTTTACGATACCTGCCCGACCTGCGGTGGGACCGGCCGCGTTCTGGCCTGTGACATCTGCGGCAAGGTGAAAGAACCCTGGGAACCGGGTATGGAGACCACCTGGGTCTGTCCGGACTGTATGCGCAAGTACAAGGTCGTCTACGTTCTCGACAAGACCTGCGACGTCGAGGACATAGAAGTTGGGAACATCTACAAGGGGATCATAGACCGAGTGGAGCGCTTCGGCGTCTTCGTCAGACTCAACCCGCACGTTAGAGGGTTGATACGCAGGAAGGATCTCCTCGGCGGCAGGGAGTACAAGCCAGGCGAAGAAATCCTCGTCCAGGTTCTCGACGTCAGGCCCGACAAGGGCGAGGTGGACTTCATCGAGTCGGCACTCAAACACTACAAGACCGTAACCGTCCGGAAGGAGCTCCCGGTGACGCTCATCGGCGAGCTGAGCAAGGATATGGCCGGTCAGACGGTCAGGCTTCGCGGTAAGGTGACCCAGATACAGGTGACCGGCGGTCCAACGGTCTTCACGATAACGGATGGAACCGGAATAACGTGGGCCGCCGCCTTTGAGGCCCCCGGCGTCAGGGCATATCCCAATATCAACGTGGGTGACGTCGTCGAGGTAATAGGCAAGGTCGCCTTCCACTCGGGCGAGATACAGATTGAGGTCAGCGACATGGCCAGGCTGTGGGGGCCCGAGGCGGCGGAGGTGAAGAGGCGTATAGAGGAGGAGCTTGACAGGCGCGCCCAGCCACAGGACGTCGGCTTCCTGGTGGAGAGCGAGGTTTTGGAGAAGCTCAAGCCCAAGATAATGAAGGCGGCATTCATGATACGCAGGGCGATATACGAGGGCAGGCCCATCCTCCTGAGGCACCACGCAGATGCCGACGGCTATACCTCCGGTCTGGCGCTTGAGTACGCGATAGTCCCGCTCATCGAGGAAGTCTCTCCGGATTCGGGGGCCAGATGGAAGCTCTTCAAGAGAAGGCCGAGCAGGGCGCCCTTCTACGAGCTGGAGGATGTGCTCAAGGACATTATCTTCATGGTCGAGGATCACGAGAAGTTTGGCGACCCTCTTCCACTTTTGGTCATAGTTGACAACGGCGGAACGAGCGAGGATATTCCGGCGTACAGGCGTATAAGGGCCTACGGCGTGCCCATAGTCGTGATAGACCACCATGACCCGCGTGAATGGGTGAGCGAGGACAGGGCAAAGGTGGACGACTACGTTGACGTCCACGTCAATCCCCACCATATAAAGCGCGGCTACTACGAGCTAACCGCGGGAATGCTGGCAACGGAGGTGGCGCGCTTCATCAACCCTGAGGTTGAGGACAGGATAAAGCACCTGCCGGCCATAGCCGGAACGGGCGACAGAAGCAAGGCCCCGGAGTTCTACAGGTACCTTGAGATAGCGAAGAAAGCGAAGGGCCTCAACGAGGAGGATCTCAAGAAGATAGCCGAGGTGATAGACCACGAGGCCTTCTACTGGAAGTTCATGGATGGTCACGGCGTAATAGACGAAATACTTCTCCTCACCGGCAACCTCCAGAGACACAGGGAGCTCATCAATGCGATATATCCAGAGGTAAAGGAGAAGCAGGAGAAGGCTCTAAAGGCCTCACTGCCCCACGTCAAGAGCGTAGTCCTGCCCAACGGCATAAGGTTCAACACGATAGACATCGAGCTCTTTGCCCCGAAGTTCTCCTATCCAAGCCCCGGCAAGCTCTCCGGCCTGATACACGACCACTTCAAGGAGAAGTACGGCGAGGACGCGCCGATACTGACTTTAGCTTACGGCCCGGACTTCGCAGTTGTGAGAGCCGCCGACGGCATGGCAGCTTACGGCTTCGACCTCAACGAGATAATCCCGAAGCTCCAGGAGGCCCTGCCGAGCGCCGGCATAGAGGGCGGCGGCCACAGCTACGCTGGCTCGATAAAGTTCTTCGAGGGCATGCGCAAGGAGGTTTTGGAGGAGTTTGCAAAGCAGGTGCTAAAATTGAAAAAAGCGGGGTGA
- a CDS encoding NosD domain-containing protein — MRLEKVVSLLILLLLIISALGIPRYARAGAVPVVRNLNTGELFSKIQEAIDDPDTKAGHVLLLDPGYYRESVNVTKPLVISSASGNPEDVVVETPEPGMPVFRIRSDGVVIKALTITGVKKEGIYAVVIEKGTSGCKILGNRIVSDYGGVYIGEKGTGHEVSLNHFESVAIPVMIYRASNVRVLFNEMNGPERGVFLNSASRNIVSNNTIISPIYTGILLKDASNFNVLPNNTLKDGREIGIAIQSSDGNVLEDSVISENGRGIMIIGSSSNNTVKDNIITDNGVGIYIADTSGNLIYNNYLSNVQNAIDLGKNYWNTTKKSGRNIVGGYYIGGNYWSDYYGKDTDGDGIGNTDVPHTSRGNLKNGDWLPLVLPKPASGPDLRVTDIWREGSRVYFQVINSGDEASGKFRVALMINGEPVKETSFERLKPGEREESSFELSECLWLTFTIGIWADSGDDIREIQENNNIREEEWKCDEEAPRILSVEVEDVGEDYADIRVTTNEPVKVELRYGRNSLSLEGMVRVSTPSAEHLIRVEGLTPSALYRYVVTVTDESGNTAISAEMFFETKSVPDGQKPDVGDVLVIGSGNYYEIRVPVNDESGISRVEFYLDGKLIGIDYGPENLAVASFNPRTLGMSGPSFFRDHEITVKVCDMTGVCEIGGELWRPEYEVHSAEVRITSPPDRYSLKAGRDGVPSGTTLDIEVYAAEYELAIRDCPGSELGQLACMNNPSELIPHAIGEVTLYIWGPGDYNVSETFRPRTDDDLSFSYSWDMSGLPVGLYLIAAVANSTDGCVHYSRAVTVEVQEMEEDYSLDIRTVRHGNYFNVTLRVHNTGDVPIDLKRITQRLKGFQPVESDGSNYNMESLFDSETEVATVYLDFDSVTLQPEERLEVSYLAVPVMYPHPIYVCMGCGGITVETESSMKRFYRGYYATVLENGVWRVEDIAEARRNAIRESDYLIVTDPSNLYVLNNEESVHNLLSAMAELAVYRNGIIGYVDFSGSIRMRDRNPRLVSTGDTNGDGSREVVAYYAKIVRDGSPFNITYGMRTYEPIQKFGPSLLNIGPAKSMALVDFDKDGKDEVILVFENRTVAIYGRNTITDKRGNPREEYVKEFELSGIPPVEKCLDCGFPYAGVLEEYDYPVCLYPTNGGIMEFGYNPVSGEMGWTIHPLPIPRDSILFMGEAYPGEPEEVIILRPNGTLEFYELTVGGEINLLGSVQTSYQQGDDVDWGDVDGDGIGELVVFKKGTGTVELYDTNGLRETHLFFYSGKAMLEDIIGGSEDEVVVTNGENFEFLTWNELKEGSVFSTTLIKRWGQMMKPGWLSKGYLLIVGETEIVPAQQMSFDPLWLEGGDVMHVRVTDLPYANTEGDVLDPELMVGRIVGDTASDLEIAIRNAIRHLRGECSFDRSHALILSGWSECRGGGCADQDFGERSRSVKRALERQGTAVTLIYTTDYPDVKEGDRIVVNGRRLAVEAFFNNTPEKDIIHFEGHGNTNVIDDIYASDVSSRRNPFGNTCPLVYAESCLTGDYTKGKSMAEAFLQAGAVVYLGSTESTYSAPWTARAKRLYNRWESGMSIGEALRKLKRDMGIGMAWELEDDMDMLWVISMHLYGDPKLGLGIGTPSGEPEGTPQSLELDTPTYSIQKTDEGSLIELEDGGVLLLPGQSPIPYYTYSIRIPKGTRVQNVELTEREVLETMDIEMAPFRVGKLGEEKENWTVVNFTFIPYQWRVIENFDGSSTLFIRIFPVEYNNLTKKAVVYGRHKFSISYVKTSVEISRARLDKSGYHIGERVRVAGIVTSEGEKADVVLTAVLRNGANGKAVRGLKPILLNDLTGVGRFSFEFSTENLRAGNYYVELLANDMDGNLLDRKLLHFQLGIRHVENVLTVPETPTPGKEFTAVLRVINTGDLPVKGEVHLTSGGKEIIKNVTLNPKEDVTIEGTFHAGKSGAEVKGYVLYDGKMSKPAVLRFSFASPPKARFAHSPENPNVGTEVRFMDMSSDSDGEIVSWEWDFGDGYISRKRNPTHKYQNAGTYIVRLKVVDSDGLSSETKMMITVKAKEPESEEKPTFTSPSETTTSSPEETEKIPTGAPEEGKICGTGMLLLILLACLGLRGKG; from the coding sequence ATGAGATTGGAAAAGGTTGTTTCCCTTCTCATTCTTCTATTATTGATTATTTCAGCCTTGGGAATCCCAAGATATGCCCGCGCTGGTGCTGTGCCCGTTGTGAGAAACCTAAACACGGGAGAACTCTTCTCTAAGATACAAGAGGCCATAGATGATCCGGATACAAAAGCCGGGCATGTGCTCCTTCTGGATCCTGGATACTACAGGGAAAGTGTCAATGTGACAAAGCCCTTAGTGATAAGCTCCGCCTCAGGTAACCCAGAGGATGTCGTTGTAGAAACTCCTGAACCGGGGATGCCCGTTTTCAGGATTAGAAGCGACGGGGTGGTCATTAAAGCGCTAACAATAACCGGGGTCAAGAAAGAGGGCATTTATGCTGTGGTCATAGAGAAGGGCACCTCAGGATGCAAGATATTGGGAAACAGAATTGTCTCCGACTATGGGGGAGTCTATATTGGAGAGAAGGGAACTGGGCATGAAGTTTCCCTTAATCACTTTGAGAGCGTTGCTATTCCGGTGATGATTTACAGGGCATCGAATGTCAGAGTTTTGTTCAACGAGATGAATGGTCCGGAAAGGGGAGTGTTTTTGAACTCTGCATCCAGGAACATTGTTTCCAACAACACAATTATATCACCAATATACACAGGCATCCTGCTGAAAGACGCCTCAAACTTCAATGTACTTCCCAATAACACACTGAAGGATGGAAGAGAAATTGGCATTGCAATCCAGTCAAGCGATGGAAATGTACTCGAGGACAGCGTTATCTCTGAAAACGGAAGGGGAATTATGATTATAGGTTCGAGCTCGAACAACACTGTAAAGGACAACATCATCACGGATAATGGTGTTGGTATATACATTGCAGACACATCCGGAAATCTCATCTACAATAACTACCTCTCTAACGTCCAGAACGCTATCGATCTTGGTAAAAATTACTGGAACACAACCAAAAAGAGTGGAAGAAACATAGTTGGAGGGTATTACATAGGGGGCAACTACTGGAGCGACTATTACGGCAAAGACACCGATGGAGATGGTATCGGAAATACAGATGTGCCTCACACGTCCAGAGGAAACCTGAAGAATGGAGACTGGCTTCCCTTGGTTCTTCCAAAGCCTGCCAGCGGTCCTGATTTAAGGGTAACTGACATCTGGAGAGAGGGTAGCCGAGTGTACTTCCAGGTAATAAACTCCGGAGACGAGGCATCAGGGAAGTTCAGAGTGGCTCTGATGATAAACGGCGAGCCCGTGAAGGAAACGTCCTTTGAGAGGCTAAAACCTGGAGAGAGAGAAGAGAGCAGCTTTGAACTTTCGGAATGTCTATGGCTGACGTTTACGATAGGGATATGGGCCGATTCAGGAGACGATATTAGGGAGATCCAAGAGAACAACAACATCAGAGAGGAAGAATGGAAGTGCGACGAGGAGGCACCGAGAATATTGAGCGTAGAGGTGGAGGACGTTGGAGAGGATTACGCGGATATTAGAGTAACTACAAACGAACCAGTAAAGGTGGAGCTCAGGTATGGGAGAAACAGCCTAAGCTTAGAGGGTATGGTAAGGGTCAGTACTCCATCAGCGGAGCATCTTATCAGAGTGGAAGGACTCACCCCTTCGGCTCTATATCGCTACGTGGTCACAGTCACGGACGAAAGCGGCAACACAGCAATAAGTGCAGAGATGTTCTTTGAGACGAAATCTGTTCCAGACGGACAGAAGCCTGATGTTGGAGACGTTCTGGTTATAGGCTCGGGCAACTACTATGAAATTAGAGTTCCGGTTAATGATGAGAGTGGCATCTCACGGGTAGAGTTTTACTTGGACGGGAAACTGATTGGAATTGACTACGGCCCCGAAAACTTGGCGGTTGCCTCTTTTAACCCAAGGACACTGGGGATGAGCGGTCCGTCCTTCTTCCGAGACCACGAGATAACGGTAAAGGTCTGTGACATGACCGGTGTCTGTGAAATCGGTGGCGAACTGTGGAGACCGGAGTATGAGGTTCACAGTGCAGAGGTTAGGATAACCTCGCCCCCGGACCGTTACTCACTAAAGGCTGGGCGGGATGGAGTGCCTTCAGGAACCACATTAGATATAGAGGTGTACGCCGCCGAGTACGAGCTCGCGATAAGGGACTGTCCGGGCTCAGAGCTGGGACAGTTGGCGTGCATGAACAACCCCTCAGAGCTTATCCCTCACGCCATCGGAGAGGTCACCCTTTACATCTGGGGCCCCGGGGACTACAATGTTTCCGAGACATTTAGGCCAAGAACTGACGATGACCTAAGCTTCTCCTACAGCTGGGACATGAGCGGCCTGCCCGTTGGCTTATACCTGATAGCTGCAGTGGCAAATTCAACCGATGGATGTGTCCACTATTCGAGGGCGGTAACAGTAGAAGTGCAGGAGATGGAAGAGGACTACTCTCTCGACATAAGAACAGTGCGCCATGGAAATTACTTCAACGTTACCCTCAGGGTTCATAACACAGGGGATGTTCCAATCGATCTGAAACGGATAACACAACGCCTCAAAGGATTCCAGCCCGTTGAGAGCGACGGCAGTAATTACAACATGGAATCACTTTTTGACTCTGAAACGGAAGTAGCCACGGTTTACTTAGACTTTGATTCGGTAACACTCCAACCCGAAGAACGTCTTGAGGTGAGCTATCTTGCGGTTCCTGTCATGTATCCCCATCCAATATATGTGTGTATGGGATGCGGAGGAATAACCGTCGAGACCGAGTCCAGCATGAAAAGGTTCTACAGGGGATATTATGCCACGGTTCTTGAGAACGGAGTCTGGAGAGTTGAGGATATAGCAGAGGCACGGAGAAACGCAATTAGGGAGAGTGACTACCTGATAGTTACTGACCCCTCAAACCTATACGTCCTGAACAACGAAGAAAGCGTTCACAACCTGCTATCAGCAATGGCGGAGCTCGCGGTGTACAGGAATGGCATCATTGGATACGTGGATTTCAGCGGATCGATAAGGATGAGAGACCGAAATCCCCGTCTCGTTTCCACAGGAGACACCAATGGGGATGGAAGTAGGGAAGTTGTGGCCTACTATGCCAAGATAGTTAGGGACGGTAGTCCTTTCAACATTACGTACGGAATGAGGACTTATGAGCCCATCCAGAAGTTCGGACCCTCACTACTAAATATCGGGCCGGCAAAGAGTATGGCGCTCGTGGATTTCGATAAAGATGGCAAGGATGAAGTCATTTTAGTCTTTGAAAACAGGACGGTAGCCATCTATGGAAGGAATACGATTACAGATAAAAGAGGGAATCCACGGGAGGAGTACGTAAAGGAGTTCGAGCTCTCTGGCATACCGCCTGTAGAAAAATGTCTCGACTGCGGTTTTCCATATGCGGGCGTTCTGGAGGAGTACGACTATCCAGTGTGCCTGTATCCCACGAATGGTGGCATTATGGAATTTGGCTACAACCCGGTTTCAGGTGAAATGGGGTGGACCATACATCCCCTACCCATTCCGAGAGACAGCATTCTCTTTATGGGCGAGGCTTATCCTGGAGAACCAGAAGAGGTAATAATCCTAAGGCCAAACGGCACGCTGGAGTTCTACGAGCTCACTGTAGGAGGGGAAATTAACCTTCTCGGGAGCGTCCAGACATCCTACCAGCAGGGAGACGATGTCGACTGGGGAGATGTGGATGGGGACGGCATCGGGGAGCTGGTGGTCTTCAAGAAAGGCACCGGCACCGTGGAATTGTACGACACCAATGGGCTTAGAGAGACTCACCTATTTTTCTATTCCGGCAAAGCAATGCTTGAAGACATCATAGGGGGTTCTGAAGATGAGGTTGTAGTGACCAACGGCGAGAACTTTGAGTTCCTCACCTGGAATGAGCTCAAGGAAGGTAGCGTTTTCTCAACAACGCTGATAAAGCGCTGGGGCCAGATGATGAAGCCCGGCTGGCTCTCTAAAGGATATCTCCTCATAGTTGGAGAGACAGAAATAGTCCCTGCCCAACAGATGAGCTTTGATCCCCTGTGGCTGGAGGGAGGAGATGTCATGCATGTCAGAGTGACAGACCTCCCGTACGCAAACACTGAAGGTGATGTCCTTGATCCAGAGCTCATGGTTGGAAGGATAGTTGGGGACACAGCGAGTGACCTTGAGATAGCTATAAGGAATGCTATAAGACACTTGAGGGGAGAATGTTCCTTTGACCGCTCCCACGCACTTATACTTTCCGGATGGTCTGAGTGCAGAGGTGGAGGCTGTGCTGACCAAGATTTTGGAGAACGCAGCAGGTCGGTCAAGAGAGCCCTGGAGAGGCAGGGTACGGCGGTGACCCTTATCTACACCACAGACTACCCGGACGTGAAAGAGGGGGACAGAATAGTTGTGAACGGCAGAAGACTAGCAGTTGAGGCGTTCTTTAACAACACCCCCGAAAAGGACATAATCCACTTTGAGGGCCACGGGAATACCAATGTTATCGATGATATATACGCGAGCGATGTGAGCAGCAGGAGGAATCCCTTTGGAAACACATGCCCCCTCGTCTATGCCGAATCCTGTCTGACAGGGGATTACACGAAGGGAAAGAGCATGGCGGAAGCCTTCTTGCAGGCGGGGGCTGTAGTATATCTCGGGTCGACAGAAAGCACGTACTCCGCCCCATGGACGGCAAGGGCAAAGAGGCTCTACAACCGCTGGGAATCAGGAATGTCCATTGGGGAGGCGCTCAGGAAGCTCAAGAGAGACATGGGGATAGGTATGGCCTGGGAGCTCGAGGACGATATGGATATGCTGTGGGTCATCTCCATGCACCTCTACGGCGATCCTAAGCTCGGTCTTGGGATTGGCACGCCCTCGGGGGAGCCGGAAGGAACCCCGCAAAGTCTCGAACTGGATACTCCAACTTACAGCATTCAAAAAACCGACGAGGGTTCTCTTATAGAACTCGAAGACGGAGGCGTTCTTCTCTTGCCGGGACAATCTCCCATTCCGTACTACACATACAGTATCCGGATTCCGAAGGGTACGCGCGTCCAAAACGTCGAACTCACAGAAAGGGAAGTTCTGGAGACTATGGACATAGAAATGGCCCCATTCAGGGTAGGGAAACTAGGTGAAGAAAAGGAGAACTGGACTGTGGTCAACTTCACCTTCATACCCTACCAGTGGCGGGTTATCGAGAACTTCGACGGAAGCAGCACACTCTTCATAAGGATCTTCCCGGTGGAATACAACAACCTCACGAAGAAGGCAGTCGTTTATGGACGCCATAAGTTCAGCATAAGTTACGTGAAAACAAGCGTCGAAATATCGAGGGCGAGGCTCGATAAAAGTGGTTATCATATTGGAGAACGGGTCAGGGTAGCGGGGATAGTAACCAGCGAAGGAGAAAAGGCTGACGTTGTTCTGACAGCTGTCCTCAGGAATGGAGCCAACGGAAAAGCTGTTAGAGGACTCAAGCCCATCCTCCTTAATGACCTCACTGGAGTAGGACGATTCTCATTTGAGTTTTCAACGGAAAACCTGAGAGCAGGGAACTACTACGTTGAACTTCTTGCTAATGATATGGATGGCAACCTGCTCGACAGAAAGCTCCTGCACTTCCAGCTTGGCATCAGACACGTGGAGAATGTTCTGACCGTCCCAGAAACTCCCACTCCCGGGAAGGAATTTACCGCAGTTTTGAGGGTCATCAACACTGGAGACCTGCCCGTAAAGGGTGAAGTTCATCTAACATCAGGAGGAAAAGAAATAATCAAGAACGTAACTCTCAATCCAAAGGAAGACGTCACAATTGAGGGAACTTTTCATGCTGGAAAATCTGGGGCGGAGGTTAAAGGTTATGTCCTCTACGATGGAAAAATGAGCAAGCCCGCTGTGCTGAGGTTCTCCTTTGCTTCACCACCGAAGGCAAGATTTGCACATTCCCCTGAAAATCCAAATGTAGGCACGGAAGTTAGGTTCATGGATATGTCCTCAGATTCCGACGGGGAAATAGTCTCATGGGAGTGGGACTTCGGAGACGGGTACATATCAAGGAAAAGAAATCCAACCCACAAATATCAGAACGCAGGGACCTACATCGTCCGGCTCAAAGTTGTTGACTCGGACGGACTGAGCTCGGAAACTAAGATGATGATTACGGTGAAAGCCAAAGAACCCGAATCTGAGGAGAAACCCACCTTTACATCCCCATCTGAAACAACGACCAGCAGCCCAGAGGAAACTGAGAAGATCCCAACAGGAGCTCCTGAAGAAGGAAAGATATGTGGAACTGGAATGCTGTTGCTTATTCTCCTCGCATGCCTGGGCCTGAGAGGAAAGGGGTAG